In the Moraxella osloensis genome, one interval contains:
- a CDS encoding phospholipase A, which translates to MLLTCSKITDNVARLACFDKISVGKIEPEAKAPLDIAKTLKVSIKEGKAVPVLAVDQTTTVTTPTKNEQKKLDHLVPNKLDKTILKQVGVTAADVEKYTPLSVLYDLDKNDPKGILTIRPHLPMYVMPLWYNATPNYDINSPTHVSPSLTKDELQHLDSKLQISMKTKLAQDVFDTNADVWLGYTQQSYWQVYNGKYSRPFRSSDYQPEIFLTQPIKGNLPGNGSLRLLGAGLVHESNGQSDPLSRSWNRIYAMAGTEWGKLTVIPRLWLIANENSKDSDNPDIGDYMGYGDVRWLYPLNDQSTVGGVIRYNPSSNKGAIQLDYAYPLTGGMKAILQLFHGYGENIQDYNHKSTNIGIGIMFNDFKGL; encoded by the coding sequence ATGCTGCTAACCTGTTCAAAAATCACTGACAATGTCGCGCGTCTAGCTTGTTTTGACAAGATAAGCGTTGGTAAAATCGAACCCGAAGCCAAGGCGCCCCTTGATATTGCCAAAACCTTGAAAGTGAGTATCAAAGAAGGTAAAGCAGTGCCCGTGTTAGCCGTGGATCAAACGACAACTGTCACGACCCCCACTAAAAACGAGCAAAAAAAACTGGATCATTTGGTACCCAACAAGCTTGACAAAACCATCTTAAAACAAGTGGGGGTGACTGCAGCGGATGTGGAAAAATATACGCCACTGAGTGTGTTATATGACTTGGATAAAAATGATCCCAAAGGAATACTGACGATACGTCCGCATTTGCCCATGTATGTCATGCCGCTTTGGTACAACGCGACGCCAAACTATGACATCAATTCACCCACCCACGTTTCTCCTTCATTGACTAAGGATGAACTACAACATCTTGATAGCAAGCTGCAAATTTCAATGAAGACTAAGCTTGCCCAAGATGTGTTTGATACCAATGCCGATGTGTGGCTTGGCTATACCCAGCAGTCTTATTGGCAAGTGTACAATGGTAAGTATTCAAGACCTTTTCGCAGCTCAGATTACCAACCAGAGATATTTTTGACACAGCCTATTAAGGGTAATCTGCCTGGGAATGGGTCATTAAGATTGTTGGGCGCGGGTCTAGTGCATGAATCAAATGGACAGTCAGACCCGTTATCACGTTCTTGGAATCGTATCTATGCGATGGCAGGAACAGAGTGGGGCAAACTCACCGTGATTCCAAGACTGTGGCTAATCGCAAATGAGAACAGTAAAGACTCGGATAACCCAGACATCGGAGACTACATGGGCTATGGCGATGTGCGTTGGTTGTATCCGCTCAATGACCAAAGCACAGTTGGCGGTGTGATACGTTATAACCCGAGTAGCAATAAAGGCGCTATACAATTAGACTACGCCTATCCATTGACAGGCGGTATGAAAGCGATTTTACAACTATTTCATGGTTATGGTGAAAACATCCAAGACTATAATCACAAGAGCACCAATATCGGTATTGGTATCATGTTCAATGATTTTAAAGGGCTTTAA
- a CDS encoding DUF3465 domain-containing protein: protein MNYHLAKSIAIPLTLGVLIFVTGCSYEGNADQQPSQNKSQIQSGNSQLASPNSPLAGSNSNQQTAKNSYTDKKRQATNLQCNNAVINQLYQAKNPSIKRQVLGCGTVIKVLKDDNEGSRHQKFLVKIDNYPNITVLIAHNIDLAPRIEGIEIKNPIRFYGEYIYNDKGGVVHWTHRDPASRHQDGWLEYKGQQYQ from the coding sequence TTGAACTATCACTTAGCAAAGTCTATAGCCATCCCGTTAACTTTAGGGGTGCTAATTTTTGTCACTGGCTGTTCCTATGAAGGCAATGCCGACCAACAGCCAAGCCAAAATAAAAGCCAAATTCAAAGCGGAAATAGCCAGCTAGCAAGCCCCAATTCACCGTTAGCAGGCTCAAATTCCAATCAACAGACGGCTAAAAATAGTTATACTGACAAAAAACGTCAGGCAACAAATCTTCAATGCAACAACGCCGTAATTAATCAACTCTATCAAGCCAAAAATCCCAGCATTAAACGACAGGTATTAGGGTGTGGTACGGTGATTAAAGTGCTAAAAGACGATAATGAGGGTAGCCGCCATCAAAAATTTTTGGTCAAAATTGATAACTATCCAAACATCACGGTGTTAATTGCCCATAATATTGATTTGGCACCGCGCATCGAGGGTATCGAAATCAAAAACCCCATTCGTTTTTATGGTGAATATATTTATAACGACAAAGGTGGCGTTGTACATTGGACACACCGCGATCCCGCTAGCCGTCATCAAGACGGTTGGCTTGAGTATAAAGGCCAACAGTACCAATAG